Below is a window of Camelina sativa cultivar DH55 chromosome 11, Cs, whole genome shotgun sequence DNA.
AAAGAGGCTGTACAATTGACTCATCCTCATAACTCCAAGTTAAAAAACCAGGTACTTAGCTTATAGTATTTTGCATACTTTTGAAGTCACGTacgtattatatatttatttgttcgTGCATCCGAAATCTCTAATTTTGATTGTTAAATTGAATGATATTAAGGTCGATGACAAGTACCAATACACATGTGATATCCAAGACAACAAGGTGCACGGTTGGATCTCAACCAAGTCTCATGTCGGCTTTTGGATCCTCTCACCAAGCGGCGAATATCGCTCCGGTGGACCGATCAAACAAGAGCTCACGTCTCACGTCGGTCCGACATCCCTCACGGTAAGGAGATCCACCCAAAGCTAATCAGCAAAAGTTTagtatagtatatattaattCTTTTAGCTAGTTACTTAAATCAGTTTGAATATACGCAGACTTTTATAAGCGGTCATTATGTTGGTGCGGACATGAAGACACATTACGTAACTGGTGAAGCGTGGAAAAAAGTCTTGGGTCCTGTTTTTATCTACGTCAACTCTGACTCTATCAGCAATCCAGATTCATTATGGGAAGATGCCAAACGAcaggttatttttattttatttaattcatcaATTAATTTTTAACGTAATTTACAAAGAAGAGACgctaattttagttattttaatttctcaGACCGAAATAGAGGTCAAAGCCTGGCCGTACGATTTTGTAGCATCCTCTGACTTTCCTACTCGTCGCGAAAGAGGAACCGTCACCGGTCGTCTCCTAGTCAACGACAGGTATAGTTATTTGCATAAACAGATCGAATATTTATATTGATACTTTTTATTAatggtatcttttttttttgacaaatgtatatttattacaaataaattttagattctTGACGTCGGGAGGATCTGCATATGTCGGTTTAGCACCGCCAGGAGAAGCTGGTTCGTGGCAGACAAATACTAAGGTTTGGTGTTATTATTACACtttgatctctcttctttaacCTTTAATGAAACTTACTGAATTATCGATTACATGTATTATTGATCGTTGATCGTTTTATTTCAGGGATATCAATTTTGGACAAAGACTAACGAAACCGGTCACTTCACGATAGATAACGTCAGACCGGGAACATACAATATGTATGGATGGGTTCCTGGTTTTATCGGGGACTTTCTATACCAAAACCGTGTTGACGTAGCTGCAGGGTCAGAGATTAGTCTAGATAGAGTTGTGTACGAGCCACCTAGGAACGGTCCAACGTTATGGGAGATTGGTGTACCAGATCGAACCGCCAGAGAATACTTTGTACCAGAGCCATACAAGAATACAATGAACCCATACCTAGACCAAACTGACAAGTAAGTCTCTAAAATCCTCTTGTTCACATTGTTGCTAAACCGGTTTTGGGTCTGATAGTGTTCCGGTTTGGTTGTTTCACAGTTTTAGGCAGTACGGATTGTGGCAACGATACACAGAGTTGTATCCAAATCACGATCTCGTCTACACAATTGGAGCTAGTAACTATAGCCAAGACTGGTTCTACGCTCATGTCACAAGGTTAGAagttacataaaaaaacaaaaagtttgaaactttcaGTGAATTCTTGAATAGACATTAACTTTAACTCACTTCTTCTGCAGGAAAACCGGTGATTTAACATACGTGCCAACGACATGGCAGATCGTGTTTCAGCTTCCATACGTAAATTGGCGAGGCAGCTACACACTGCAGCTAGCTTTAGCCTCGGCTGCACGGGCTAATTTACAAGTCTGGATCAATAACCAGAACACGTGGCCGTTTTTCTCAACAGGTATTATTGGAAAAGACAATGCTATAGCAAGACATGGAATCCATGGAATCTACCGGCTTTATAGCATCAGTGTCCCTGGAAGGTTGCTAAGAACCGGGACCAACACGATTTATCTTCGACAAGCTAAAGCAATAGGACCATTTGAAGGTCTTATGTATGATTACATTCGTCTAGAAGAGCCTTCTAGAGATTAGAATCATATAGTTGTAaagatttggttttctttttttctttttttttttttttacacaatcgTTAGGAGATTATAGTTGTATATAGATCAAAGGGGTTTTTGGGATTTACTGAATTTGAtctattctttttaaata
It encodes the following:
- the LOC104720957 gene encoding uncharacterized protein LOC104720957; the encoded protein is MASQKKIASLIICFLLLFLLPIAFSEPTRNLDGSARALTVEQIKKRHGTREVVVDNGIIRVSFSSPEGLVTGIKYKGIDNVLSPHLRARGYWDLMWQGENIRQGGLDRIEGTKFRIISQTQEQVEISFSRTWKRGDPHIPLNVDKRYIIRANTSGFYTYGIFERLPEWPELDMGLIRLVFKLNPERFHYMVVADNRQREMPTEADRDIDRGHAKALGYKEAVQLTHPHNSKLKNQVDDKYQYTCDIQDNKVHGWISTKSHVGFWILSPSGEYRSGGPIKQELTSHVGPTSLTTFISGHYVGADMKTHYVTGEAWKKVLGPVFIYVNSDSISNPDSLWEDAKRQTEIEVKAWPYDFVASSDFPTRRERGTVTGRLLVNDRFLTSGGSAYVGLAPPGEAGSWQTNTKGYQFWTKTNETGHFTIDNVRPGTYNMYGWVPGFIGDFLYQNRVDVAAGSEISLDRVVYEPPRNGPTLWEIGVPDRTAREYFVPEPYKNTMNPYLDQTDNFRQYGLWQRYTELYPNHDLVYTIGASNYSQDWFYAHVTRKTGDLTYVPTTWQIVFQLPYVNWRGSYTLQLALASAARANLQVWINNQNTWPFFSTGIIGKDNAIARHGIHGIYRLYSISVPGRLLRTGTNTIYLRQAKAIGPFEGLMYDYIRLEEPSRD